In a genomic window of Lacrimispora sp. BS-2:
- a CDS encoding DUF5716 family protein, translated as MDGLIIGLDLCDAYTRICCHDREKSWCFPTVICRKKDEDAWFVGEEAYAYTLVGEGIIVDKLIKMVRKEGTATLGGIKYEGLDLLKMFLKKILKLPMEEFFCDEVKQLVITLQKVDAKLMDALMYCADYLEIPRERVHIISHTESFVYYVLSQKKEVWSNQVGVFDLSEDSFHYHELKVQRGLRKMVVIAEDEALEESFNLDILETPSGGKLADKILSSCVDRLLQKKLFSSVFLTGKGFERHDWAGDSMKILCSRRKVYMEPELFARGAAFKGMDYLQDKTSYPFTCICEGRLHSTISMKVLHKERETQLVVAAAGDSWYEAKSSVDLIVDHQDYVEFMVTPMDPKQKRLVKIPLEGFPDRKDKNLRIGISFGFLDEKTMAVVLKDKGFGEIFPATDAVIRQEVML; from the coding sequence ATGGACGGACTGATAATAGGGCTTGACCTTTGCGATGCCTATACCCGCATATGCTGCCATGACAGGGAAAAATCATGGTGTTTTCCTACAGTGATCTGCAGGAAAAAGGATGAAGATGCCTGGTTTGTAGGAGAAGAGGCTTATGCCTATACTCTTGTAGGCGAGGGCATCATTGTAGACAAGCTGATAAAAATGGTTAGGAAAGAAGGAACCGCGACCCTGGGCGGAATCAAATATGAAGGTCTTGACCTTCTGAAAATGTTTTTAAAGAAAATATTAAAGCTTCCCATGGAAGAGTTTTTCTGCGATGAGGTGAAACAGCTGGTGATAACCTTGCAGAAGGTGGACGCAAAGCTGATGGATGCCCTTATGTATTGCGCGGATTACCTGGAGATTCCCAGGGAACGGGTGCACATCATAAGCCATACGGAAAGCTTTGTATACTATGTCCTCAGCCAGAAAAAAGAGGTTTGGAGCAATCAGGTAGGTGTATTTGACTTATCGGAAGACTCTTTTCACTATCATGAACTCAAGGTACAGAGAGGCCTTCGGAAGATGGTGGTGATTGCGGAGGATGAGGCTTTGGAGGAAAGCTTTAATCTGGATATTTTAGAAACGCCTTCCGGAGGAAAGCTGGCGGATAAGATCTTAAGCTCCTGCGTGGACAGGCTTCTCCAGAAGAAATTATTTTCATCTGTATTTCTGACGGGAAAGGGCTTTGAGCGCCACGACTGGGCGGGAGATTCCATGAAGATACTCTGTTCCCGGAGGAAGGTATATATGGAGCCGGAGCTGTTTGCCAGGGGCGCGGCTTTTAAGGGAATGGATTACCTTCAGGATAAGACCTCCTATCCCTTTACCTGCATCTGCGAGGGGCGGCTTCATTCCACCATTTCCATGAAGGTGCTTCATAAGGAACGGGAAACCCAGCTGGTTGTAGCTGCTGCTGGGGACAGCTGGTATGAAGCAAAGAGCAGCGTGGATTTAATTGTGGATCATCAGGATTACGTGGAATTCATGGTAACGCCCATGGACCCAAAGCAGAAACGGCTGGTAAAGATCCCGCTGGAAGGATTTCCGGACCGGAAGGACAAAAACCTGAGGATAGGGATCAGTTTTGGGTTTCTGGATGAAAAAACCATGGCAGTAGTACTAAAGGACAAGGGCTTTGGTGAAATATTTCCGGCCACGGATGCCGTCATAAGGCAAGAGGTTATGCTATGA
- a CDS encoding sigma-70 family RNA polymerase sigma factor, giving the protein MKQKIEEEAERILLKNYESYYRLAYSYVKNEQDALDIVQESAYRVIKECRKMREEVYLSTWIHRIVINASIDFLRKQKKESVSFDEVEIPHEDSYKEDDPLELLSSLEEKDRTIVILKYMEEWKLEEIAEILEMNVSTVKARLYRALKKLKILLEPEVT; this is encoded by the coding sequence ATGAAACAAAAGATTGAAGAAGAAGCAGAACGGATCCTTCTTAAAAATTATGAATCCTATTACCGGCTTGCGTACAGTTATGTAAAAAATGAACAGGATGCGTTGGATATCGTTCAAGAAAGCGCATACCGGGTAATAAAGGAATGCAGGAAAATGAGAGAAGAAGTCTATCTCTCGACCTGGATCCACCGGATTGTCATTAATGCCTCCATTGACTTTTTAAGGAAACAGAAAAAGGAAAGCGTGAGCTTTGATGAGGTGGAGATTCCCCATGAAGACAGCTATAAGGAGGATGATCCCCTGGAGCTTTTAAGTTCCTTAGAGGAAAAGGACCGTACAATCGTGATTTTAAAATATATGGAGGAGTGGAAACTGGAAGAAATTGCTGAAATTCTGGAAATGAATGTGAGCACTGTCAAAGCAAGGCTTTACCGGGCCTTAAAGAAACTGAAGATTTTGCTGGAACCGGAGGTTACTTAG
- a CDS encoding DUF5717 family protein: MRERINRLAKGIIDSEIPKIKVTPWEIDDVVRSGGATRRELVVTSENNLHIKGLAYSSNFRVRLISGAFGGTYNHLVYEINSSYLEDGDVIKGSFYLVTNGGEREVPYSFCVELSTSGKALSDLKTAEDFADTAKKDMDTALRLFEYRDFATAPFMQDLHVRAVYDGLKGRPDRRKELEEFLTALKVKKPVQLWAETGERRFGELEEVVTDWVVIKRSGWGYVNLEVTTDCDFIELPKKNIGEQDFEGEECRAAFLVHPERMHQGENSGRILITGIEERFVIPVMAVNNPGGGVSAENAFAKEAFSRFLRLRLEEEYGQKDINSLYDEMGKALDEVELMKGESSLLKLLRTEIFLGQGNPSKAALLLDECRDEILKERQEKREIYCYYQYLRLKVQPDEYQKESLIRLMKKYLEEDRRLFWLFLLLIELDDKLFENLPALLSMMKKQFHMGVRSPFFYVWGCRVLNRSPEIIRAIGPMELQILSHCAGKGIVDQKLAVAISRLTLAEKHFNRLQYRMLVKLYEEHPIKEVLEAICALLIKGECRMAEAFAWYEKGVKAGISLTRLYEYYLYALPGNYCYLLPKEVLLYFSYGGNELDLHSRAVLYKNVLVYLEPTDPLYQAYERTIEKFATEQLFESRIDKQLAGIYERMILKDVIDLPMAKVLPSILRSYRVECSNKNMKYVIVCYEEMTEEDAFLLDNGVAYVPLFSEHSILLFQDAFGNRYATIPYKKEPVMDRPELEERCFEVYPEHSMLRLRACERILADGASDLEEVKILEGTLDDKKLRPLYQKLLLSKVIEFYSRQASDGQEGEEGAGYLLKLDKKVLSKKERISVCDTLIHNNHMEEAFLMIREFGSEGTGTERLYELCTKMILKNLFDEDPLLLHLAYDVFKEGKSDGVILDYLCEHFNGLTEQMYQVLMKGVSEHVETYDLEERLTAQMMFSGCSSKLDKVFGLYRNRKETGDMIVKAYFTIKCTEYFMEDKEPEEKVFAYLEGTVKAASVKGRLPTIYLLAITKYYSELPALDEEQQELCRNTVSFLLEEGLVFPYFKALSKYVPMPEDIMDKAMVQYCGDRDSKVELQVRILPDEEEFHSEDIPRMYQGIFVKQKILFEGEIMEYQVRELIEEAWVLKKEGSVSCDTGVSREALDSRFACLNEMSLSLSLKDENGLKNRMQEYLKKNAAAEELFPLM; the protein is encoded by the coding sequence ATGAGAGAACGGATCAACAGGCTGGCAAAGGGCATCATTGATTCAGAGATTCCAAAGATTAAGGTTACGCCGTGGGAAATTGATGATGTGGTCCGTTCAGGCGGAGCCACCAGGCGGGAACTTGTCGTTACCAGTGAGAATAATTTACATATAAAAGGACTTGCATATTCCTCCAACTTCCGTGTCAGGCTCATAAGCGGAGCGTTTGGCGGAACATATAACCATCTGGTCTATGAGATAAACAGTAGTTACCTGGAAGATGGAGATGTGATTAAGGGCTCTTTTTATCTGGTTACCAATGGCGGCGAGAGAGAAGTCCCTTATTCTTTTTGCGTGGAACTAAGTACATCAGGGAAAGCGCTGAGTGATTTAAAGACAGCAGAAGATTTTGCAGATACTGCAAAAAAAGATATGGACACGGCTCTTCGTTTGTTTGAGTACCGGGATTTTGCCACGGCTCCCTTTATGCAGGACCTCCATGTAAGGGCGGTCTACGACGGATTAAAAGGAAGGCCTGACAGAAGAAAGGAACTGGAAGAGTTTCTGACCGCTTTAAAGGTAAAAAAGCCGGTCCAGCTATGGGCGGAAACCGGGGAGCGGAGATTTGGAGAACTGGAGGAAGTTGTAACAGACTGGGTGGTCATAAAGCGAAGCGGCTGGGGCTATGTGAACCTGGAAGTTACAACGGATTGTGATTTTATAGAGCTGCCAAAGAAAAACATCGGGGAACAGGATTTTGAAGGAGAGGAATGCAGGGCAGCCTTTCTGGTCCATCCCGAACGCATGCATCAGGGAGAGAATTCCGGAAGAATTCTCATAACCGGAATCGAAGAACGCTTTGTTATCCCTGTTATGGCGGTCAACAACCCTGGAGGAGGGGTATCCGCAGAAAATGCTTTTGCAAAAGAAGCTTTTAGCCGGTTTTTGCGGCTTCGCCTGGAAGAAGAATACGGGCAGAAGGACATAAATAGTTTATATGATGAGATGGGAAAGGCCCTTGATGAGGTAGAACTGATGAAGGGTGAAAGCAGTCTCCTTAAGCTGCTACGCACTGAGATATTCCTTGGCCAGGGAAATCCTTCCAAGGCGGCGCTGCTCCTTGACGAGTGCAGGGATGAAATCCTTAAGGAACGTCAGGAAAAAAGGGAGATTTACTGTTATTACCAGTACCTGCGTTTAAAGGTACAGCCGGATGAGTACCAGAAGGAATCCCTGATCCGCCTCATGAAAAAATATCTGGAAGAAGACAGACGGCTCTTCTGGCTTTTTTTGTTGCTTATAGAATTGGATGACAAGCTGTTTGAGAACCTGCCGGCCTTGCTGTCCATGATGAAAAAGCAGTTTCATATGGGCGTCAGAAGCCCGTTTTTCTATGTCTGGGGCTGCAGGGTGCTAAACCGTTCACCGGAGATCATAAGGGCCATAGGTCCTATGGAGCTTCAGATCCTTTCCCACTGCGCCGGAAAAGGGATTGTGGATCAAAAGCTGGCTGTGGCTATATCCAGGCTTACCCTGGCGGAAAAGCATTTTAACAGGCTTCAATACCGGATGCTGGTTAAGCTTTATGAGGAGCATCCCATAAAAGAGGTCCTTGAGGCGATCTGCGCCCTGCTGATCAAAGGGGAATGCCGCATGGCAGAGGCTTTTGCCTGGTACGAAAAAGGGGTAAAGGCCGGAATCAGCCTGACCCGTCTGTATGAATATTATTTGTATGCTCTGCCGGGAAATTACTGTTATCTTCTTCCAAAGGAAGTGCTCCTTTATTTTTCCTATGGAGGAAATGAGCTGGATCTTCACAGCAGAGCAGTCCTTTATAAGAATGTCCTGGTTTATTTAGAGCCGACCGACCCGCTGTATCAGGCCTATGAGCGGACCATCGAGAAGTTTGCTACGGAGCAGCTGTTTGAATCACGGATCGACAAGCAGCTGGCCGGGATTTATGAACGGATGATACTAAAGGATGTGATCGACCTTCCCATGGCAAAGGTGCTGCCCTCTATTCTCCGGTCCTACCGGGTGGAATGCAGCAATAAAAACATGAAGTATGTCATTGTCTGCTATGAGGAAATGACAGAGGAGGATGCATTCCTTCTTGATAATGGTGTTGCCTATGTGCCCTTGTTTTCGGAACACAGCATATTGCTTTTCCAGGATGCCTTTGGCAACCGGTATGCCACCATTCCCTATAAAAAGGAGCCGGTCATGGACCGTCCGGAACTGGAAGAACGCTGTTTTGAAGTGTATCCGGAGCATTCCATGCTCCGGCTTCGGGCATGTGAAAGGATTCTGGCTGACGGAGCTTCGGATTTGGAAGAAGTAAAGATCCTGGAAGGCACATTGGATGATAAGAAGCTGCGGCCTCTTTATCAGAAACTCCTTCTTTCCAAGGTCATTGAATTTTACAGCAGACAGGCTTCTGACGGCCAGGAGGGAGAGGAAGGAGCCGGGTATCTGCTTAAGCTGGATAAAAAAGTTCTTTCCAAAAAAGAGCGGATAAGCGTCTGCGATACGCTCATCCATAACAACCACATGGAAGAGGCCTTCTTAATGATCCGGGAATTCGGCAGCGAAGGAACCGGGACGGAGCGGCTTTACGAGCTGTGTACGAAAATGATACTTAAGAACCTCTTTGACGAGGATCCTTTGCTTTTACATCTGGCTTATGATGTTTTCAAAGAAGGAAAAAGTGACGGCGTGATCCTTGATTACTTATGCGAGCATTTTAACGGCTTAACGGAGCAGATGTATCAGGTGCTTATGAAGGGCGTTTCCGAGCATGTGGAAACATACGATCTGGAAGAACGCCTGACGGCTCAGATGATGTTTTCCGGATGCAGTTCAAAGCTTGACAAGGTATTCGGCCTTTACCGGAACCGCAAGGAAACCGGTGATATGATCGTAAAGGCTTATTTTACCATAAAATGTACAGAGTACTTTATGGAGGACAAGGAGCCGGAGGAAAAGGTTTTTGCATATCTAGAAGGAACGGTCAAGGCAGCTTCTGTAAAAGGCCGTCTCCCCACCATTTATTTGCTGGCCATAACAAAGTATTATTCTGAACTTCCTGCTCTTGATGAAGAGCAGCAGGAGCTGTGCCGGAATACGGTTTCCTTCCTTTTGGAAGAAGGTCTTGTGTTCCCGTATTTTAAAGCCCTGTCAAAATATGTTCCCATGCCGGAGGATATTATGGATAAAGCCATGGTCCAGTACTGTGGTGACCGGGATTCCAAGGTGGAGTTGCAGGTCAGAATTCTTCCTGATGAAGAGGAATTCCACAGTGAGGATATTCCCCGGATGTACCAGGGGATTTTCGTCAAGCAGAAGATATTGTTTGAAGGCGAGATCATGGAATATCAGGTGAGAGAGCTGATAGAAGAAGCATGGGTCTTAAAAAAGGAAGGCAGCGTCAGCTGCGATACAGGAGTCTCCCGGGAGGCTTTAGACAGCAGGTTTGCCTGCTTAAATGAAATGAGCCTGTCCTTAAGCTTAAAGGATGAAAACGGGCTCAAAAATCGGATGCAGGAGTATTTAAAGAAGAATGCTGCTGCGGAAGAATTATTTCCACTGATGTAA
- a CDS encoding NADP-dependent malic enzyme, whose product MTNNEKALSLHEEWKGKLEITSKAKVKSREDLALAYTPGVAEPCKVIAENPEAAYKYTIKSNTIAVVSDGSAVLGLGNIGPLAAMPVMEGKAVLFKEFGGVNAIPICLDTQDTEEIIKTVVNIAPAFGGINLEDISAPRCFEIEERLKELLDIPVFHDDQHGTAIVVLAGIINALKVTGKVKEECRVVVNGAGSAGIAITKLLLTYGFTHVTMCDRVGILAKGMEGLNWMQEKMMDVTNLEGIRGSLADAMKGSDIFVGVSAPGIVTKEMVASMNSDAILFAMANPVPEIMPDLAKSAGAKVVGTGRSDFPNQVNNVVVFPGIFKGALEGRAAAITEEMKLAAASAIADLVPPSELNENNILPEAFDPRVASVVSQAVKNLIRQ is encoded by the coding sequence ATGACAAACAATGAAAAAGCTTTATCGCTGCACGAAGAATGGAAGGGAAAACTGGAAATAACTTCCAAAGCAAAGGTAAAAAGCAGGGAAGATCTGGCTCTTGCCTACACGCCAGGCGTAGCGGAACCCTGCAAGGTTATTGCCGAAAATCCAGAGGCTGCCTACAAGTATACCATCAAATCAAACACCATTGCTGTTGTTTCTGACGGAAGCGCAGTTCTTGGACTTGGCAACATCGGTCCCCTGGCCGCCATGCCGGTCATGGAAGGAAAAGCAGTGCTGTTTAAGGAGTTCGGGGGAGTCAATGCCATCCCGATCTGTCTGGATACCCAGGATACTGAGGAGATCATAAAGACCGTGGTAAATATTGCGCCTGCTTTCGGCGGGATCAATCTGGAGGACATCTCCGCTCCCCGTTGTTTTGAAATCGAAGAACGGCTGAAAGAGCTTCTTGATATCCCTGTATTCCATGACGACCAGCACGGTACAGCCATAGTAGTTCTTGCAGGCATTATAAACGCCTTAAAGGTGACCGGAAAGGTAAAAGAGGAATGCAGGGTCGTTGTAAACGGTGCAGGCTCTGCCGGAATCGCCATTACAAAGCTTCTTCTGACCTATGGCTTTACCCATGTCACCATGTGTGACCGGGTGGGAATCCTGGCAAAGGGCATGGAAGGCTTGAACTGGATGCAGGAAAAGATGATGGATGTGACGAATCTGGAAGGAATACGTGGTTCTTTGGCTGATGCCATGAAGGGCAGCGATATTTTCGTAGGAGTATCCGCCCCTGGAATCGTTACAAAGGAGATGGTCGCTTCCATGAATTCTGATGCCATCCTGTTTGCCATGGCAAACCCGGTTCCTGAGATCATGCCTGATCTTGCAAAATCTGCCGGGGCAAAAGTGGTTGGAACCGGAAGATCGGATTTTCCAAACCAGGTCAATAATGTGGTTGTGTTCCCCGGCATCTTTAAAGGTGCATTGGAAGGAAGGGCTGCCGCTATTACGGAAGAAATGAAGCTTGCTGCCGCATCTGCCATTGCTGACCTGGTACCGCCTTCAGAACTGAACGAAAACAATATCCTGCCTGAAGCCTTTGACCCCCGTGTTGCGTCTGTCGTGAGCCAGGCAGTCAAAAACCTTATCCGGCAGTAA
- the sigE gene encoding RNA polymerase sporulation sigma factor SigE, translated as MIIKVSVPNRFQFKAIPTFKALMMPSQGEVHYIGGADILPPPLDNEKEAQIIALLGSDEDQRAKSELIEHNLRLVVYIAKKFDNTSVGVEDLISIGTIGLIKAINTFNPNKNIKLATYASRCIENEILMYLRRNNKTKMEVSIDEPLNVDWDGNELLLSDILGTEEDVIYKDLETEVERNLLNTAISRLSPRERKIVELRFGLTDEEGEEMTQKEVADLLGISQSYISRLEKKIMKRLKKEIVRFE; from the coding sequence ATGATTATAAAAGTATCCGTACCAAACCGTTTTCAATTTAAGGCAATTCCAACATTTAAAGCGTTGATGATGCCGTCACAGGGGGAGGTCCATTACATAGGAGGAGCAGACATCCTTCCTCCGCCCTTGGACAATGAAAAAGAGGCGCAGATTATTGCACTCCTTGGCAGTGATGAAGATCAGAGAGCAAAATCAGAATTGATTGAACATAATCTCCGTCTTGTAGTATACATAGCGAAGAAGTTTGATAACACCAGTGTTGGGGTGGAGGATTTAATTTCCATAGGTACCATCGGACTCATTAAGGCCATCAATACCTTTAATCCCAATAAAAACATCAAGCTGGCCACCTATGCTTCCCGCTGCATTGAAAATGAAATACTCATGTACCTGCGCCGGAACAACAAGACTAAGATGGAGGTTTCTATTGATGAGCCTTTAAACGTGGACTGGGATGGCAACGAACTCCTTTTATCAGATATTCTAGGAACAGAGGAAGATGTCATTTATAAGGATTTGGAAACCGAGGTGGAACGGAATCTGCTTAATACCGCTATCAGCCGTTTAAGCCCAAGGGAGAGAAAGATCGTGGAACTGCGGTTTGGATTAACGGATGAGGAAGGAGAGGAAATGACCCAGAAGGAAGTGGCGGATTTATTGGGCATTTCCCAGTCCTATATATCCAGGCTGGAAAAAAAGATTATGAAGAGGTTGAAAAAAGAAATTGTACGGTTTGAGTAA
- a CDS encoding valine--tRNA ligase has protein sequence MKELEKTYNPAGIEGKLYEKWLDKKYFHAEPNKDKKPFTIVMPPPNITGQLHMGHALDNTMQDILIRYKRMQGYEALWQPGTDHAAIATEVKVIESLKKQGIDKEDLGREGFLEKCWDWRKDYGGRIINQLHKMGSSADWDRERFTMDEGCSAAVQEVFIRLYEKGYIYKGSRIVNWCPVCQTSISDAEVEHEDQNGFFWHINYPIAGEKSRFVEIATTRPETLLGDTAVAVNPEDERYQDLVGKMLELPLTGREIPVVADSYVDKEFGTGCVKITPAHDPNDFEVGKRHSLPEINVMNDDATINLPGSKYHGMERYEARKAIVKDLEELGLLVKVAPHTHAVGTHDRCKATVEPMVKQQWFVKMEEMAKPAIEALKTGELKFVPERFDKTYLHWLENIRDWCISRQLWWGHRIPAYYCDQCGEIIVSKEVPTVCPKCGGTHLIQDEDTLDTWFSSALWPFSTLGWLEETEDLKYFYPTDVLVTGYDIIFFWVIRMVFSGIEHTGKLPFHTVLMHGLVRDSEGRKMSKSLGNGIDPLEVIEKYGADALRMTLITGNAPGNDMRFYWERVEASRNFANKVWNASRFIMMNIEKAPEAKAELSELTLADKWILSKVNSLAKDVTENLDKYELGIALQKVYDFIWEEFCDWYIEMVKPRLWDDQDKTKAAAIWTLKTVLINSLKLLHPYMPFLTEEIFCNLQDEEESIMISNWPEYRNDWNFETEEHAVETIKEAVRGIRNVRTSMNVPPSRKAKVYVVSENQEILDIFERSKVFFATLGYAGEVYLQKDKNGIAEDAVSAVIHQAVIYMPFAELVDIEKEIERLKKEEERLSKELARVEGMLSNEKFVSKAPAAKIEEEKAKLEKYAQMMDQVKERLSQLS, from the coding sequence ATGAAAGAATTAGAGAAGACCTATAATCCGGCAGGGATTGAAGGCAAGCTTTATGAGAAATGGCTGGATAAGAAGTATTTTCATGCAGAACCAAATAAGGATAAAAAGCCCTTTACCATTGTAATGCCGCCTCCCAATATTACGGGACAGCTTCATATGGGGCATGCCTTAGACAACACCATGCAGGATATTCTTATCCGCTATAAGAGGATGCAGGGTTACGAGGCCTTGTGGCAGCCGGGTACGGATCATGCGGCCATTGCGACAGAAGTCAAAGTTATTGAGAGCTTAAAGAAACAGGGAATTGACAAGGAGGACCTTGGCAGGGAAGGCTTTCTGGAGAAATGCTGGGACTGGAGAAAGGATTATGGCGGCCGGATCATCAACCAGCTTCATAAGATGGGATCCTCTGCTGACTGGGACAGAGAGCGTTTTACCATGGATGAAGGCTGTTCGGCAGCCGTACAGGAAGTTTTTATCAGGCTCTATGAAAAAGGTTATATTTATAAAGGCTCCCGTATTGTAAACTGGTGTCCGGTATGCCAGACTTCCATTTCTGATGCGGAAGTGGAGCATGAGGACCAGAACGGCTTCTTCTGGCACATCAATTATCCCATCGCAGGAGAAAAAAGCAGGTTTGTGGAGATTGCAACCACCAGGCCTGAAACCCTTCTTGGAGATACTGCTGTGGCAGTAAACCCGGAAGATGAGCGCTATCAGGACCTTGTCGGCAAGATGTTGGAGCTTCCCCTTACAGGACGGGAAATACCGGTGGTAGCAGATTCCTATGTAGATAAGGAATTTGGAACCGGCTGTGTGAAGATCACCCCGGCCCACGATCCCAATGACTTTGAGGTGGGAAAGAGACACAGCCTTCCTGAAATCAACGTCATGAATGACGATGCCACCATCAACCTTCCCGGCAGCAAATACCATGGCATGGAACGTTATGAAGCCAGAAAAGCTATTGTAAAGGACCTTGAGGAGCTGGGCCTTTTGGTAAAGGTGGCTCCCCATACCCATGCGGTAGGAACCCATGACCGCTGTAAGGCCACAGTAGAGCCTATGGTAAAGCAGCAGTGGTTTGTCAAGATGGAAGAGATGGCAAAGCCAGCAATTGAGGCGCTGAAAACGGGAGAACTGAAATTTGTTCCGGAAAGATTTGATAAGACCTACCTTCACTGGCTTGAAAATATCCGTGACTGGTGTATTTCCAGACAGCTTTGGTGGGGACACCGCATACCGGCCTATTATTGTGACCAGTGTGGGGAGATTATCGTGTCAAAAGAAGTTCCCACAGTATGTCCCAAATGCGGTGGAACCCATCTGATTCAGGATGAGGATACCCTTGACACCTGGTTTTCCTCTGCTCTCTGGCCTTTCTCCACCTTAGGCTGGCTGGAGGAAACAGAGGACTTAAAATACTTCTATCCAACCGATGTGCTGGTTACAGGCTATGACATTATTTTCTTCTGGGTAATCCGCATGGTATTTTCCGGTATCGAGCATACCGGAAAGCTTCCCTTCCACACGGTGCTGATGCATGGCCTGGTAAGGGATTCCGAAGGCCGTAAGATGAGTAAATCCTTAGGAAACGGAATCGATCCTCTGGAGGTCATCGAAAAGTACGGTGCCGATGCCCTGCGCATGACCCTGATCACCGGCAATGCCCCTGGTAATGACATGCGTTTCTACTGGGAGCGTGTGGAAGCCAGCAGAAATTTTGCCAATAAAGTATGGAATGCTTCCCGTTTCATTATGATGAATATAGAGAAAGCGCCGGAGGCAAAGGCAGAGCTTTCAGAACTTACTCTTGCGGATAAATGGATCTTGTCCAAGGTTAACTCTCTTGCAAAGGATGTAACTGAAAACCTGGATAAGTATGAACTGGGAATTGCACTTCAAAAGGTTTATGACTTTATCTGGGAGGAATTCTGCGACTGGTATATTGAGATGGTAAAGCCAAGGCTTTGGGACGATCAGGACAAGACAAAGGCAGCGGCCATCTGGACCCTTAAAACCGTGCTTATTAACTCCTTAAAGCTTCTTCATCCTTATATGCCGTTCCTCACCGAGGAAATCTTCTGCAACCTTCAGGATGAAGAAGAGTCCATTATGATTTCCAACTGGCCGGAGTACCGGAATGACTGGAACTTTGAAACTGAGGAGCATGCGGTGGAGACCATCAAGGAGGCTGTAAGAGGAATCCGGAACGTACGGACTTCCATGAACGTTCCGCCAAGCAGGAAAGCAAAGGTTTATGTTGTTTCTGAGAATCAGGAGATTCTTGATATCTTTGAACGCAGCAAGGTATTTTTTGCTACTCTGGGTTATGCCGGTGAAGTATATTTGCAGAAGGATAAGAATGGAATAGCAGAAGATGCAGTATCAGCGGTTATTCATCAGGCTGTCATCTACATGCCTTTTGCTGAACTGGTGGATATTGAAAAAGAAATAGAACGGTTAAAGAAGGAAGAAGAGCGCTTAAGCAAGGAGCTGGCCCGTGTTGAGGGTATGCTTAGCAACGAAAAGTTCGTAAGCAAGGCTCCGGCGGCCAAGATCGAAGAGGAAAAGGCAAAGCTTGAGAAATATGCTCAGATGATGGATCAGGTAAAGGAAAGGCTTTCCCAGCTCTCTTAA
- a CDS encoding sigma-E processing peptidase SpoIIGA — protein MVLTNSEWLTGYNVRTGREVKAATEINLYIDVLFLTNFAMDFLVLSIVRRGMKYRLIWWRMILGAILGAAWAVFAAAFPFLPLWLEMVITYLLVSTLMVMTAFDVKRPKEIGKAIGALYLAAVTTAGIMDALYQHTKAGYYIEQILRGNGQEAMPFYRLIFLGAGTYFGIRCLLRQISAMLKGKNNFYEVTMHYRGKKKVVTALLDTGNRLYEPVSRRAVHVVTYEAVRELCESVSEVVYIPYGSVGKSDGVLPGIFLDEMEVRQGDEVKVIERPLVAVCKKALSRSGEYQMLLHEE, from the coding sequence ATGGTTTTGACAAATTCCGAATGGCTTACTGGCTATAATGTTCGTACAGGGCGGGAGGTGAAAGCGGCGACGGAAATAAACCTGTATATTGATGTGTTGTTCTTAACTAATTTTGCCATGGATTTTCTGGTATTATCCATTGTAAGACGGGGGATGAAGTATCGTCTCATATGGTGGAGAATGATTCTTGGGGCTATTTTAGGGGCAGCCTGGGCTGTGTTTGCTGCCGCCTTTCCATTTTTACCCCTGTGGCTTGAGATGGTAATTACCTATCTGTTGGTGAGTACCCTGATGGTAATGACGGCTTTCGACGTAAAAAGACCAAAGGAAATAGGGAAAGCAATAGGAGCACTTTATCTGGCTGCAGTTACAACGGCAGGCATTATGGATGCCCTATATCAACATACGAAGGCCGGCTATTATATAGAACAGATTCTTAGAGGAAATGGTCAGGAAGCCATGCCCTTTTACCGGTTGATTTTTTTAGGAGCGGGTACTTACTTTGGAATCCGCTGCCTTCTGCGACAGATTTCCGCCATGCTAAAGGGAAAGAACAATTTTTATGAAGTTACCATGCATTACAGAGGAAAGAAAAAGGTAGTAACGGCCCTGCTTGATACAGGAAACAGGCTGTATGAACCGGTAAGCCGCCGGGCCGTCCATGTTGTGACCTATGAGGCTGTCCGGGAGCTTTGCGAAAGCGTGTCGGAAGTCGTCTACATTCCCTATGGAAGTGTAGGGAAAAGTGACGGCGTGCTGCCCGGAATCTTTTTAGACGAGATGGAGGTACGTCAAGGGGATGAAGTAAAGGTGATTGAGAGGCCTTTGGTGGCCGTATGCAAAAAAGCATTATCCAGAAGTGGAGAATATCAGATGCTTTTGCATGAAGAGTGA